From the Myxococcales bacterium genome, the window CCTGGAAGATCACGAAGATCGACGAAAATCCGAAGTACGAAGCCGAGCGGATCGTCTTGACGCCGGGGACGCCCAGCAGCGCCACGGTCAGCGGATAGGAGACCTGGTCTTCAATGTCCTGGGGAGAACGGCCCGTCCACTCGGTGAAGATGATCTGCTGGTTCTCGCCGGTATCTGGAATCGCGTCGACGGGCACCGGATCTCGTGGTAATCCGACATCCCAGTCGAAGGGCGCGTTGGCAAAACCCAAGGCGAGGAACAACACTGCGAGAAGGGTGACGATGAGCGTGTTGTCGAGACACGCGCCGATCAGCCGGCCGATGAGGGTGCGA encodes:
- a CDS encoding efflux RND transporter permease subunit, with the translated sequence MDPRRTLIGRLIGACLDNTLIVTLLAVLFLALGFANAPFDWDVGLPRDPVPVDAIPDTGENQQIIFTEWTGRSPQDIEDQVSYPLTVALLGVPGVKTIRSASYFGFSSIFVIFQ